Part of the Ruegeria sp. TM1040 genome, CGGTCACGTCAGCGGCATCGCAACCGGGGCAGAGGAACAGTCGACCACTTTGAACGAGATCAACACCGGCGTTTCGCAACTGGATCAGGTGACGCAACACAACGCGGCCATGGTTGAGGAAACGACCGCTGCGAGCCAGGTGTTGCGCAATGATGCCACGCAACTCGCGCGTGTCGTGGCGATCTTCAAGACCGGTGACACCAAGCGCAAATCCCAATCAGAACCTGAAGCCCCCACTGTGGCACAGGCAGATGTGTCGCATGCCTACGCGGCAGAAGAATCCCCCCAAGAGGCGCCCGCGGCAGACGCGCAGATTCTGCAGAAGAAAGCGGTGGGGTGGGAGGACTTCTAACCAAGCTGTATTTTGGCGAGGCGCGCGGCAATTGCACGCGCGCCCGGCTTTCCAAAATACACTCAGGCTCATCCCATCAAACTCTGCAATGACGGTGGAACAGGACCTCAAAGCGCCCCCGCAAAGGGGGCTTTTGCGTTCTGGGGTTGTCCTTTATCGCGCCCGGCGCCTCGAAGCCAACAGTCAAGTAAAAAACCAGCTGAAGCAGGTCAATCCTCAAAGAACCCGACCCTATCGAGCTCACTAACGCCTTCACAAAAGATCGATGCGCTCAGAGGTCAGGCGAGTGGGGCGAATCGAATACTTGCGTATCCAGTTGCCCGCTGGAACGCGCAAACCATTGTCTTTGCGATGTTAATCCCTGCATCAGGCTCACGCACAATCCAACAGCTCCAGCGTAGCCCGCGCGACATTGTATCGAATGAACCACCTGGCTTTGCTTCTCCTGCTTGCATCCGCGCCCCCGCTTTGTGGAGTACGGACCAATGAAATCAAAGCCTTAGTTGAATTTTCACATTTCTGAATTCGAAATACTGGATTTTGGATACTTTATAAGTATAAGACAAGCGGATGCCGGGAGGGAGGAGGCCGGGCGCAATGAAGATCTGGTTCTCAAGTTCCAATGCCGCACTTCGCGCTGCCAATGCCTGCGGGATGCGCCCTGAGGACTACCTAGAACCTGCCAAACCACATCCCCACCCCGCCGGACTTAAAAACCAAAGACCTCACAACATGGAGAACGAGGAATGAACGTGTTTTTGAAAGCCGTGGCCGTCGGCACGATGGCCCTCCACCTTGCCACGCCGGCCTTCGCCGACGACATCAAGCTGCGCTTTGCAGGCGTGTTCCCCATCGACCATCAAGGCACAAAGATGATGGAACAGGTCGCTGCAGAGGTGAACGCAGCGAATGTTGGTCTCGACATGACGGTTTTTCCCGCCAGCCAGCTCGGCTCCGGTGAAGCCCTGTTCGAAGACGTTGCGCGCGGCAACATCGATTTTGCATCGGCTTTCATTTACTCCGATACGGATCCCCGTCTGGAATTCCTGAACATGCCGTTCCTTGTCAGCAGCTATGATGACATGGACCGCGTCCTGCGCGACATGGATTCAGATTACAATCGCATCCTGCAGGACATTACCGCCGAATATGGTGTGCGCGTGATGGCCGCGAACCCCGAGGGCTTTGTCGGCATCGTGGCCTCCAAGGAGCCCGACAACTGGAACACCTTCGACGACAAAGGCATGAACATCCGCGTCTGGTCGTCAAACGCTGTAAAGGCCACCGTCGAGTCCCTCGGCTATCGTGCGACCACAATGGCATGGGGTGACATCTTCCCGGCGCTTCAGTCCGGCATCGTCGACGGCGCGATCTGCTGCACAAAAACCGCGACATACTCGATCTTTGCTAAATCCGACGTCGGCAGCCACTTCATCGAGTATAACTCTTTGCTGGAACAGACATTCTACTATGGCTCCGAGCGCACCCTCGCCAAGCTGAACGACGAGCAGCGCGACGTCATTCAAGCTGCGATGAGCAAAGCCTCGGCCGACTTCTTCGCCTACAACCGCGAAAACGACGCAGCCTTCGGTCAAAAGCTGATCGACAGCGGCTACACCATTTTGAAGCTCAACGACGAGGATCAACAGGCGATGGCCGAGTATGTGCGCAAAACCATCTGGCCGACAATGGAAAGCGCAGTCGGCAAAGACGTCATCGATCGCGTGCTGGCGGCTGTTCAATAATCACTTAATTCCGGGGCAGCCATTGCGGCTGCCCCGCTCTGCGATCGTGCAGGAACCAGTCACATGGCGTGCTGAGACGTAGAGTGGGAGAGATGCCCGCCTGCTGCAATCCAGCTTTGGCACCAGTCAACTTGCACGCAACAAGAGGGAGGGGAAATGACGCGTATTACGGATGAGTTGCCACGTGTCATCGGAGTACCGATGAACTGGGCAATGGTCTTGATGAAGTTTCTCGTCGTATTTTCCGGCGCGATGATGGCCTTGACCTTTGGCTTGGTCGTGGTGGTGAGATATGGATTTGGCGGCGATCTCTTCGCATATGAAGAATGGTTGCTAGCGATCAGCATCGTGGGCTTTTTTGCTGGGGCAGTCCTGGCCTCGGAACGCAAGCTGCACATCAACGCTGATATCCTCGAAGTCGTATTCAAAAGCCCCCGGCTGATCTGGTGGCGCGGGTTTGCGGTTCTTCTGATCGAACTCTTGGTCACGCTCTTCATCGTTTACGCCTGCTATGCGTCACTGGCGGATGACTTCTCCTTTCCACGCCTGCGCGCGACGCCCGCGTTGCGCATCCCATTTGTCTCCTGGCGCATTGCCATCATGATCGCCTTTGGCTTCATGGCAATGTTTTCGGCGGCTTATCTCTATGTGCACATCCGTAAAGGCCTCGGCCTCCCGCTCAAATCAGACCGTCAGGAGGAGGCGCCGTCATGATCATAATCGGAAGTCTCGTCATCGTGTGCGCCATGCTCCTATTGGGAGTCAGTGTCTTTGTGGCCTTTGGCGCGGTGTTGATGTTCATCGCGGTCTTTGGCGATCAGTCCATCACCGGCTATCTTCCAACCGGGGCGACGGGTCTGCGGTCATTGGTGTTGCTCGCCATTCCGCTCTTTATGATTGCAGGCGGCGTGATGGAGCGCGGGCGGATCGCAGCCCCCCTCGTGGCCATCGCAGAGATGTTTGTCGGCCACCTCAAGGGCGGACTGAGCGCGGCCGCCGTCATGGCCTGTGGCATCTTCGGCTCCATCGCGGGCAGTGCCAACTCAACGCTGACCTGCATTG contains:
- a CDS encoding TRAP transporter small permease, with protein sequence MTRITDELPRVIGVPMNWAMVLMKFLVVFSGAMMALTFGLVVVVRYGFGGDLFAYEEWLLAISIVGFFAGAVLASERKLHINADILEVVFKSPRLIWWRGFAVLLIELLVTLFIVYACYASLADDFSFPRLRATPALRIPFVSWRIAIMIAFGFMAMFSAAYLYVHIRKGLGLPLKSDRQEEAPS
- the dctP gene encoding TRAP transporter substrate-binding protein DctP; this encodes MNVFLKAVAVGTMALHLATPAFADDIKLRFAGVFPIDHQGTKMMEQVAAEVNAANVGLDMTVFPASQLGSGEALFEDVARGNIDFASAFIYSDTDPRLEFLNMPFLVSSYDDMDRVLRDMDSDYNRILQDITAEYGVRVMAANPEGFVGIVASKEPDNWNTFDDKGMNIRVWSSNAVKATVESLGYRATTMAWGDIFPALQSGIVDGAICCTKTATYSIFAKSDVGSHFIEYNSLLEQTFYYGSERTLAKLNDEQRDVIQAAMSKASADFFAYNRENDAAFGQKLIDSGYTILKLNDEDQQAMAEYVRKTIWPTMESAVGKDVIDRVLAAVQ